Proteins from one Cryptomeria japonica chromosome 4, Sugi_1.0, whole genome shotgun sequence genomic window:
- the LOC131064545 gene encoding pentatricopeptide repeat-containing protein At4g21300 isoform X1, translating into MPFLLTKSLNMNTISSQITTATKTIFKEGKINLEISKLCRENRMKEATGYFNSIDKKNIKVDRNTYISLVQICTQNKALNEGKSVHIHMLSVGFQPDIYITTKLVSMYVMCNSLADARQLFDKMPTRNIFCWNALLRGYIRNRIFEETVRLYHQMLEDGIQPDRFTFPYVLKACCGMSDFEEGKKVHDLIRSGGLESDVIVGSSLIDMYTKCGYLDDARQVFDKMTERDIVTWSVMIGGSVQNADCEEALELFRKFVLSGVKLDPVMIVCILPACARLGALQQGKQIHEFILRSGFKSDIYVLNAMIDLYAKCGRIEDALHIFDKMTERDVVSWSSIIAGHSQNGHYYETLRLFREMKLAVVEPSSVTFAGVISACAELVNVKLGKEIHGYVIRSGLQMDVFVGSALIDMYSKCGRLEIARRVFDQMLHRDLVLWNSMIAGYVQNGHCKEALKLFNRIHEAGLKPNMVTLVSILPACAAFGSLKQGKEIHSYIVKGGLETELVVGCALIDMYARRGVMNSCQLVFNRTSSRDVVLWNSMICGYVQNSYSDEALKFFCHIQQSGITPDSVTLSSILPACTHLANLQKGKEIHDYAIRNGFEACVSIGNALIDMYAKCGTIKSGRYVFDRMGERDVVSWNAIIAGYGLHGYVVDVFHLFNEMNRTGMQPDYITFIALLSTCSRAGLVDKGWEFFESMRRDYEIMPKMEHYACMVDLLGRSGQLDQARDFIERLPLKPGADVYASLLGSCRVHHNVELAEFTAEQLFKLEPDNAGYYVLLSNIYATAGRWVDVEKVRLLMKGRGVEKQPGCSWIEVGNGIHTFIVGDKSHRQAPKTYETLERLFGQMKVPGNVPDTEFTRHDMEEHGFL; encoded by the coding sequence ATGCCTTTTCTGTTAACTAAATCTCTTAACATGAACACCATCTCTTCTCAAATCACAACAGCAACTAAAACCATATTCAAGGAAGGAAAAATCAACTTAGAAATCTCCAAACTATGTAGAGAAAACCGGATGAAGGAAGCCACGGGTTATTTTAATTCCATAGATAAGAAAAACATAAAAGTAGATCGCAATACATACATTTCTCTTGTACAAATTTGCACACAAAATAAAGCTCTAAATGAAGGAAAATCAGTCCACATACACATGCTGTCAGTTGGGTTTCAACCTGATATATATATAACTACCAAGCTTGTAAGTATGTATGTAATGTGTAACAGTCTGGCTGATgcacgccaactgtttgacaaaatgccaacgAGAAATATCTTCTGTTGGAATGCACTGCTAAGAGGGTATATCAGAAACAGAATTTTTGAAGAGACTGTCAGGCTTTATCACCAAATGCTTGAGGATGGCATACAGCCAGACCGTTTTACATTTCCCTATGTTCTCAAAGCATGCTGTGGGATGTCAGAttttgaagaaggtaaaaaggtCCATGATCTGATTAGATCTGGAGGGCTTGAATCTGATGTTATAGTGGGAAGTAGTCTTATTGATATGTATACTAAATGTGGTTATTTGGATGATGcacgccaagtgtttgacaaaatgactGAACGAGATATTGTTACATGGAGTGTCATGATTGGTGGTTCTGTGCAGAATGCTGATTGTGAAGAGGCTCTGGAGCTGTTTAGGAAATTTGTACTGTCGGGCGTGAAACTGGATCCTGTCATGATCGTCTGCATTCTGCCAGCGTGTGCGCGCTTGGGAGCTCTGCAACAGGGTAAGCAGATTCATGAGTTTATACTTAGAAGTGGATTTAAGTCTGATATTTATGTGCTAAATGCCATGATTGATTTATATGCTAAATGCGGTAGAATTGAAGATGCATTGCATATATTTGACAAAATGACTGAAAGAGATGTTGTCTCATGGAGTTCAATTATCGCTGGGCATTCACAGAATGGACATTATTATGAGACCTTGAGACTGTTTCGTGAAATGAAGCTGGCTGTTGTGGAGCCTAGCTCAGTCACCTTTGCAGGAGTTATCTCTGCATGTGCTGAATTGGTAAATGTTAAATTGGGAAAGGAAATCCATGGTTACGTAATTAGAAGTGGCCTACAGATGGATGTTTTTGTGGGCAGTGCACTTATTGATATGTATTCCAAATGCGGGAGACTAGAAATTGCACGTCGAGTGTTTGATCAAATGTTGCATAGAGATTTGGTGTTATGGAAttcaatgattgctggatatgtcCAGAATGGACATTGCAAGGAGGCCTTAAAACTCTTTAATCGAATTCATGAGGCTGGCTTGAAGCCCAACATGGTTACTTTAGTGAGTATTCTACCTGCTTGTGCGGCCTTTGGAAGCCTGAAGCAAGGAAAGGAAATCCATTCTTACATAGTTAAAGGTGGGTTGGAAACAGAGTTAGTTGTGGGCTGTGCTCTGATAGATATGTATGCCAGGCGTGGGGTTATGAACAGTTGTCAGCTTGTTTTTAACCGAACGTCTTCTAGAGATGTGGTTCTATGGAATTCAATGATATGTGGTTATGTTCAGAACAGTTATAGCGATGAAGCCTTAAAATTCTTTTGTCACATTCAACAATCAGGCATCACACCTGATTCGGTCACTTTATCAAGCATTCTTCCAGCATGTACGCACTTAGCAAATCTGCAGAAAGGGAAGGAGATACATGACTATGCAATCCGAAATGGATTTGAGGCCTGTGTGTCCATTGGAAATGCCCTCATAGACATGTATGCCAAGTGTGGGACTATTAAATCTGGTCGCTATGTGTTTGACAGGATGGGTGAAAGGGATGTGGTTTCATGGAATGCAATTATTGCGGGATATGGACTGCATGGATATGTGGTTGATGTATTCCATCTGTTTAATGAAATGAATAGGACAGGCATGCAACCTGACTATATTACATTCATTGCCCTGCTTTCGACATGCAGCCGTGCGGGCCTGGTGGATAAAGGTTGGGAATTTTTCGAATCTATGAGACGAGATTATGAAATCATGCCTAAGATGGAGCACTATGCATGCATGGTTGACCTCCTTGGCCGATCTGGACAGCTGGATCAGGCACGAGATTTCATTGAGAGATTGCCACTAAAACCTGGTGCTGACGTGTATGCTAGCTTACTTGGATCCTGCAGAGTCCACCACAATGTAGAGTTAGCAGAATTTACTGCAGAACAACTTTTTAAGTTAGAGCCTGACAATGCTGGATATTATGTTCTCCTTTCAAATATATATGCCACTGCTGGAAGGTGGGTTGATGTAGAAAAGGTAAGATTGCTAATGAAAGGTAGAGGTGTAGAAAAACAGCCAGGATGTAGCTGGATTGAGGTCGGTAACGGGATACACACATTCATTGTAGGAGATAAGTCCCATCGGCAAGCTCCAAAAACCTATGAGACATTAGAGAGATTGTTTGGGCAGATGAAGGTACCAGGGAATGTTCCTGACACTGAATTCACACGGCATGATATGGAAGAACATGGATTTTTGTAG
- the LOC131064545 gene encoding pentatricopeptide repeat-containing protein DOT4, chloroplastic isoform X2, whose translation MAYSQTVLHFPMFSKHAVGCQILKKNADCEEALELFRKFVLSGVKLDPVMIVCILPACARLGALQQGKQIHEFILRSGFKSDIYVLNAMIDLYAKCGRIEDALHIFDKMTERDVVSWSSIIAGHSQNGHYYETLRLFREMKLAVVEPSSVTFAGVISACAELVNVKLGKEIHGYVIRSGLQMDVFVGSALIDMYSKCGRLEIARRVFDQMLHRDLVLWNSMIAGYVQNGHCKEALKLFNRIHEAGLKPNMVTLVSILPACAAFGSLKQGKEIHSYIVKGGLETELVVGCALIDMYARRGVMNSCQLVFNRTSSRDVVLWNSMICGYVQNSYSDEALKFFCHIQQSGITPDSVTLSSILPACTHLANLQKGKEIHDYAIRNGFEACVSIGNALIDMYAKCGTIKSGRYVFDRMGERDVVSWNAIIAGYGLHGYVVDVFHLFNEMNRTGMQPDYITFIALLSTCSRAGLVDKGWEFFESMRRDYEIMPKMEHYACMVDLLGRSGQLDQARDFIERLPLKPGADVYASLLGSCRVHHNVELAEFTAEQLFKLEPDNAGYYVLLSNIYATAGRWVDVEKVRLLMKGRGVEKQPGCSWIEVGNGIHTFIVGDKSHRQAPKTYETLERLFGQMKVPGNVPDTEFTRHDMEEHGFL comes from the exons ATGGCATACAGCCAGACCGTTTTACATTTCCCTATGTTCTCAAAGCATGCTGTGGGATGTCAGAttttgaagaag AATGCTGATTGTGAAGAGGCTCTGGAGCTGTTTAGGAAATTTGTACTGTCGGGCGTGAAACTGGATCCTGTCATGATCGTCTGCATTCTGCCAGCGTGTGCGCGCTTGGGAGCTCTGCAACAGGGTAAGCAGATTCATGAGTTTATACTTAGAAGTGGATTTAAGTCTGATATTTATGTGCTAAATGCCATGATTGATTTATATGCTAAATGCGGTAGAATTGAAGATGCATTGCATATATTTGACAAAATGACTGAAAGAGATGTTGTCTCATGGAGTTCAATTATCGCTGGGCATTCACAGAATGGACATTATTATGAGACCTTGAGACTGTTTCGTGAAATGAAGCTGGCTGTTGTGGAGCCTAGCTCAGTCACCTTTGCAGGAGTTATCTCTGCATGTGCTGAATTGGTAAATGTTAAATTGGGAAAGGAAATCCATGGTTACGTAATTAGAAGTGGCCTACAGATGGATGTTTTTGTGGGCAGTGCACTTATTGATATGTATTCCAAATGCGGGAGACTAGAAATTGCACGTCGAGTGTTTGATCAAATGTTGCATAGAGATTTGGTGTTATGGAAttcaatgattgctggatatgtcCAGAATGGACATTGCAAGGAGGCCTTAAAACTCTTTAATCGAATTCATGAGGCTGGCTTGAAGCCCAACATGGTTACTTTAGTGAGTATTCTACCTGCTTGTGCGGCCTTTGGAAGCCTGAAGCAAGGAAAGGAAATCCATTCTTACATAGTTAAAGGTGGGTTGGAAACAGAGTTAGTTGTGGGCTGTGCTCTGATAGATATGTATGCCAGGCGTGGGGTTATGAACAGTTGTCAGCTTGTTTTTAACCGAACGTCTTCTAGAGATGTGGTTCTATGGAATTCAATGATATGTGGTTATGTTCAGAACAGTTATAGCGATGAAGCCTTAAAATTCTTTTGTCACATTCAACAATCAGGCATCACACCTGATTCGGTCACTTTATCAAGCATTCTTCCAGCATGTACGCACTTAGCAAATCTGCAGAAAGGGAAGGAGATACATGACTATGCAATCCGAAATGGATTTGAGGCCTGTGTGTCCATTGGAAATGCCCTCATAGACATGTATGCCAAGTGTGGGACTATTAAATCTGGTCGCTATGTGTTTGACAGGATGGGTGAAAGGGATGTGGTTTCATGGAATGCAATTATTGCGGGATATGGACTGCATGGATATGTGGTTGATGTATTCCATCTGTTTAATGAAATGAATAGGACAGGCATGCAACCTGACTATATTACATTCATTGCCCTGCTTTCGACATGCAGCCGTGCGGGCCTGGTGGATAAAGGTTGGGAATTTTTCGAATCTATGAGACGAGATTATGAAATCATGCCTAAGATGGAGCACTATGCATGCATGGTTGACCTCCTTGGCCGATCTGGACAGCTGGATCAGGCACGAGATTTCATTGAGAGATTGCCACTAAAACCTGGTGCTGACGTGTATGCTAGCTTACTTGGATCCTGCAGAGTCCACCACAATGTAGAGTTAGCAGAATTTACTGCAGAACAACTTTTTAAGTTAGAGCCTGACAATGCTGGATATTATGTTCTCCTTTCAAATATATATGCCACTGCTGGAAGGTGGGTTGATGTAGAAAAGGTAAGATTGCTAATGAAAGGTAGAGGTGTAGAAAAACAGCCAGGATGTAGCTGGATTGAGGTCGGTAACGGGATACACACATTCATTGTAGGAGATAAGTCCCATCGGCAAGCTCCAAAAACCTATGAGACATTAGAGAGATTGTTTGGGCAGATGAAGGTACCAGGGAATGTTCCTGACACTGAATTCACACGGCATGATATGGAAGAACATGGATTTTTGTAG